The following proteins are co-located in the Methylomonas sp. 11b genome:
- a CDS encoding DUF6794 domain-containing protein: MTEIWSALSSEILRTPRTVDEAVDRLLLIMNDTERRAVASAEEDELVEFHFCLGVAIRNAFGLHNPGSELAAACGTGIHPDDASGVIITSHQRFIGIHIAKLQAAALADVVV; this comes from the coding sequence TTGACTGAAATTTGGTCAGCACTCAGTAGCGAGATATTGCGAACACCGCGCACAGTTGACGAGGCTGTTGACCGGCTTTTGCTCATCATGAACGACACCGAGCGCCGGGCAGTTGCCAGCGCTGAGGAAGACGAACTGGTCGAGTTCCACTTTTGCCTTGGTGTAGCGATTCGGAATGCGTTTGGGCTACACAACCCCGGCAGTGAATTGGCGGCGGCCTGCGGTACCGGCATTCATCCGGATGATGCAAGTGGTGTCATTATCACTTCACACCAACGGTTCATCGGTATCCACATCGCCAAACTGCAAGCCGCAGCTTTGGCAGACGTAGTTGTGTAA
- a CDS encoding sensor histidine kinase: MNTTATTTEDTSESCGILQAAFRLNVLYWLCMFVADSILGYFINIDPIESAPLKTVLFGISAVMTYLMARLLIRLRHRLNFLQKALLCFLMAAVTAPIYTAIDFINYTLCQYPNPVNFDPLYSGYTLIEGASILFGWSCLFVAVLDNFEVLERERLLEVARKEALAAQMQALRYQINPHFLFNTLNSIAGLIEEGAATRAERMVLSLSTYMRTTLALDPMHDVSLADEIALQEEYLEIERERFADRMSFKISVLDDVQSALVPSLILQPLIENAIKHGVGATVGPVEVTLSAYREDNRLHVIVENDMPRDDAASSARPGTGVGLRNVNERLRVRFQDAASFLAGRISPSRYRAAITLPWRTA, translated from the coding sequence ATGAATACGACGGCCACGACTACCGAAGACACATCTGAATCCTGCGGAATCCTGCAAGCCGCGTTCCGCCTCAATGTACTTTACTGGTTGTGTATGTTCGTCGCGGACAGCATCCTGGGTTATTTCATCAACATCGATCCGATCGAATCCGCCCCGCTCAAAACCGTGCTGTTTGGAATCAGTGCGGTCATGACCTACCTGATGGCGAGGCTGTTGATACGCCTGCGCCATCGACTGAACTTCTTGCAAAAAGCCCTGCTGTGCTTCCTGATGGCGGCCGTCACTGCGCCGATCTACACGGCAATCGACTTCATCAACTACACCCTTTGCCAATATCCCAACCCCGTTAACTTCGACCCGCTTTATTCCGGCTATACCCTGATCGAAGGCGCCTCAATACTGTTCGGCTGGAGCTGCTTATTTGTCGCCGTGCTCGATAACTTCGAAGTGCTGGAACGTGAACGACTCCTGGAAGTTGCACGTAAAGAAGCGCTTGCCGCGCAAATGCAAGCGCTGCGCTATCAGATTAATCCGCATTTTCTGTTCAACACTCTCAACTCGATTGCCGGTTTGATTGAAGAAGGCGCTGCCACCCGAGCAGAACGTATGGTGCTTTCGCTCTCCACCTACATGCGCACCACACTTGCCCTCGATCCCATGCACGATGTATCGCTCGCCGACGAAATCGCCCTGCAGGAAGAGTATCTGGAGATCGAACGTGAGCGATTCGCCGACCGTATGTCGTTCAAAATCTCTGTTCTAGACGACGTGCAGTCCGCCCTTGTACCCAGCCTCATTCTTCAGCCTTTGATTGAAAACGCGATCAAGCATGGCGTCGGTGCGACGGTTGGCCCCGTAGAGGTTACGCTCAGCGCCTATCGCGAAGACAACCGGCTTCATGTTATTGTCGAAAACGATATGCCACGTGATGATGCAGCCAGCAGTGCCCGCCCGGGCACAGGTGTGGGTCTGCGCAACGTGAATGAGCGTCTGCGGGTGCGCTTTCAGGATGCCGCCAGCTTTCTGGCAGGCCGAATATCCCCTAGCCGTTACAGGGCAGCCATTACGCTGCCTTGGAGAACCGCATGA
- a CDS encoding tyrosine-type recombinase/integrase — MLNFHIIKIDLKNGETRYRTILTKSGKGIKTKTFRRKQDARTWGTRSVLEHQEYDAKGIRPCTIPFDRLADEYMAWWTGKDHDRARLVKWWVDQFGKTLLPDITPDEIRFKLKPKRSQAAATYNRYLAVLSSIMDFATRQQEDDTVSDQYIDENPCKKVRSQTLDNKVVRYLSDEEKPRLIRAAQTIGGKFYLKVLMALTTGMRKGELDKLRWCDIDFDKGLALLADTKNGQPRHTPIPDVTLEEMRKHREIGSGLLFPSTTDPNKPFDYKKQWANCLKAANIQSFRWHDLRHDTASTLARDGRTLKEIAEILGHKSLISTDRYAHLCTEHKSQILNDTMNRVLGL, encoded by the coding sequence ATGCTAAATTTTCATATCATCAAGATTGATCTCAAAAACGGCGAAACCCGTTATCGCACCATTCTTACCAAATCTGGTAAGGGCATCAAAACCAAAACTTTCAGACGTAAGCAAGACGCCCGGACATGGGGTACTCGTTCTGTTCTTGAGCACCAAGAATACGACGCTAAAGGCATACGTCCATGCACTATCCCTTTTGACCGTCTCGCGGATGAATACATGGCTTGGTGGACAGGAAAAGATCATGACCGCGCCCGATTGGTAAAATGGTGGGTTGATCAATTCGGCAAAACCCTTTTGCCAGACATTACGCCCGACGAAATCCGATTTAAACTCAAACCTAAACGTTCGCAAGCGGCAGCCACCTATAACCGTTATCTGGCCGTTCTATCCTCCATTATGGATTTTGCCACCCGGCAGCAAGAGGACGATACCGTTTCCGACCAATACATCGACGAAAACCCCTGTAAAAAAGTCCGATCCCAAACTTTGGATAATAAAGTTGTCCGCTACCTGTCGGACGAGGAAAAGCCACGCTTAATCCGGGCCGCACAAACCATTGGTGGAAAATTTTATTTGAAAGTGCTTATGGCGCTGACCACTGGTATGCGTAAAGGCGAGTTGGATAAATTACGCTGGTGCGACATTGACTTCGACAAAGGTTTGGCACTGCTGGCGGACACCAAAAACGGACAGCCTCGGCACACGCCAATCCCCGATGTGACCTTGGAAGAAATGCGAAAGCACCGTGAAATCGGGAGTGGGCTTTTGTTTCCCTCGACCACTGATCCCAATAAGCCATTCGATTACAAAAAACAGTGGGCCAATTGCTTGAAGGCCGCCAATATCCAAAGCTTTCGTTGGCATGATTTACGCCACGATACGGCCTCAACGCTGGCGAGAGATGGGCGAACACTGAAAGAAATTGCCGAGATATTGGGACATAAAAGCTTGATTAGTACTGATCGCTATGCTCATCTTTGTACCGAGCACAAAAGTCAAATTCTGAACGACACAATGAATCGGGTTCTCGGTCTCTAA
- a CDS encoding alpha/beta fold hydrolase: MSRLAVILLLATLASGCASLPNKATTQIDNRRVEYALSGNGDKTVVIENGLGGTMDLWAKVLPELSGNVTAFTYNRPGYGNSDPVSSPRDGQHIVEELRLLLNAKHLPPPYILVGHSLGGLYMQLFARLHPDEVSALILVDSTHPEQFKGNGAYENWPTWIRIVYQLATSDVVKQEFDAIDATGNAVLAIPTFTGKQVLVLSALQPTKETSALADDANAKRRDIARLYPGAKQIWVDSGHVIPLEKPNSVVEAIRDVLEQH; this comes from the coding sequence ATGAGTAGACTTGCAGTTATTTTATTGCTGGCGACGCTGGCGTCCGGTTGCGCCTCGCTACCGAACAAGGCCACGACTCAAATCGACAACCGACGCGTCGAATACGCTTTATCCGGCAACGGAGATAAGACAGTTGTGATTGAAAATGGCCTGGGCGGCACGATGGATTTGTGGGCAAAAGTGTTGCCCGAACTCAGCGGAAACGTTACCGCGTTCACTTACAATCGACCCGGATACGGTAATAGCGATCCCGTTTCCTCCCCTCGCGACGGTCAGCATATTGTCGAAGAATTGCGTCTGCTGCTGAATGCCAAACACTTGCCGCCACCATACATTCTGGTGGGGCATTCTCTGGGTGGTTTATACATGCAACTCTTTGCCAGGCTTCATCCCGACGAGGTGAGCGCATTGATTCTGGTCGATTCCACTCACCCGGAACAGTTCAAAGGCAATGGCGCCTACGAAAACTGGCCAACCTGGATACGCATAGTGTACCAGTTGGCCACCTCGGATGTCGTCAAGCAGGAATTCGATGCGATAGATGCCACCGGAAACGCGGTATTGGCAATCCCCACCTTTACCGGAAAACAGGTGCTTGTGCTCAGCGCGTTACAACCAACCAAAGAAACATCGGCATTGGCGGACGATGCCAATGCCAAACGCCGTGACATAGCCAGACTGTATCCTGGCGCCAAACAAATCTGGGTCGATAGCGGCCACGTCATTCCGCTGGAAAAGCCCAATTCAGTCGTTGAAGCAATTCGCGATGTGTTGGAGCAACACTGA
- a CDS encoding PEP-CTERM sorting domain-containing protein produces MKNKQRFLASMFALGLPMSAHASTVVTFEDISPNDLADGYGGISGWSALGSVGIADKDLGGNGHKALYGHEGMISFDHSPVVFQGTYYKAYAVPQDEFPLVAIELWYQGAMVHNLQYLHSPLGLEWLASGYSGLIDKIYFRGGLEGFSIDDLSYDSVSSVPLPASWAMFAGGAAMLGFARRRDRSAISKSRT; encoded by the coding sequence ATGAAGAATAAACAGCGATTTCTAGCCTCTATGTTTGCCTTGGGATTGCCTATGTCGGCACATGCCTCAACCGTGGTGACGTTCGAGGATATTTCCCCGAACGATCTGGCGGATGGCTATGGTGGAATATCAGGATGGAGCGCTCTGGGCAGCGTCGGTATCGCTGATAAGGACTTGGGCGGGAATGGACATAAAGCACTTTATGGCCATGAGGGTATGATCAGTTTCGATCATTCGCCTGTTGTGTTTCAGGGTACGTATTACAAGGCTTATGCCGTACCTCAGGATGAGTTTCCGCTTGTCGCAATAGAGCTTTGGTATCAAGGCGCAATGGTACACAACCTCCAATATTTACATTCACCCCTTGGTCTGGAATGGCTGGCTTCGGGATATTCCGGACTCATCGATAAAATTTACTTCAGAGGAGGGCTGGAAGGCTTTTCGATCGACGACCTGAGCTATGATTCCGTCAGTTCCGTGCCGTTACCCGCGAGTTGGGCGATGTTCGCCGGTGGAGCCGCCATGCTGGGTTTCGCGCGGCGTCGCGATCGTTCCGCCATTTCAAAATCGCGAACATGA
- a CDS encoding LytR/AlgR family response regulator transcription factor, producing MTGFSVLVADDEPLARRRLVRLLSRLDWIGHIEQAGDVADARRKTLELQPDILLLDILMPGGSGFDVLEQLGSELPVVVFVTAFDHHALRAFEANAVDYLTKPVEPGRFKQAMERAKAAVAARNQTDRIAELQETIAALKRALREQPKQNHEFWVKVRGEHIRVTEDRITRIQAERDYVRIHVDGAEYLYHETLTALEQRLCPEDFIRIHRSAIVRRDAIARIKQAPFAAMLAIMKDGTEVRIGRTYAAVVRKQLSKNREIYQENEPR from the coding sequence ATGACCGGGTTCAGCGTTCTGGTTGCGGACGACGAGCCGCTCGCCCGGCGAAGGCTGGTTCGTCTGCTGAGTAGACTGGATTGGATCGGCCACATCGAACAAGCCGGCGATGTGGCGGACGCTCGCCGTAAGACGCTGGAATTGCAGCCGGACATTCTGCTTCTGGATATTCTGATGCCCGGCGGCAGCGGTTTCGACGTGCTGGAACAATTAGGCTCGGAGCTGCCCGTCGTCGTCTTCGTCACCGCCTTCGATCATCATGCATTGCGGGCTTTCGAAGCCAACGCCGTCGACTACCTCACCAAACCCGTCGAACCAGGCCGTTTCAAGCAGGCAATGGAAAGGGCAAAAGCCGCCGTTGCAGCACGCAACCAAACCGACCGTATCGCCGAATTGCAAGAAACCATCGCCGCCCTCAAGCGCGCCTTGCGCGAACAACCCAAGCAAAACCACGAATTTTGGGTCAAGGTCCGCGGAGAACACATCCGCGTCACCGAGGACAGAATCACTCGAATCCAGGCCGAGCGCGACTATGTGCGCATTCATGTCGACGGGGCGGAGTACCTCTACCACGAAACGCTGACTGCACTGGAGCAACGCCTATGCCCCGAAGACTTTATACGCATTCACCGCAGCGCCATCGTGCGGCGCGACGCCATTGCTCGCATCAAACAAGCACCGTTCGCCGCCATGTTAGCCATCATGAAGGACGGCACCGAGGTTAGGATAGGCAGAACCTACGCGGCCGTCGTGCGCAAGCAACTCTCCAAAAATCGGGAAATTTATCAAGAAAACGAACCACGTTAG
- a CDS encoding DUF1566 domain-containing protein — protein sequence MSKNRTLMAGLLLSLTSITTEASLTVGYADGKSVVYSSLGNITWTGDANLLGTLQNKLGYEVVVNSIIAVSPVIIDMPNIFDTPANSGKHTVSSLDFDSNRLGAVSWFGAKAFASYLNAINYAGSNRWALPSAGSTPQSGMNPPGSQFAELFYNELGGTALNPIPNTANFTNEQTYFYWLATENAPYPSNAWYFATSTGYQGSFATKDFPLYAWVVSPGNLTSVPLSGAAWLFSAWIGLMVLSMRYKPKASIIIH from the coding sequence ATGAGCAAAAATAGAACCCTAATGGCCGGCCTGCTGCTTAGCCTCACTTCTATAACTACAGAGGCCTCATTAACTGTTGGTTATGCCGACGGCAAAAGTGTCGTTTATAGTAGTTTAGGCAACATCACTTGGACTGGAGATGCCAATTTGCTGGGTACTCTTCAAAACAAATTGGGGTATGAGGTAGTGGTGAATTCTATCATCGCCGTTAGTCCGGTCATCATTGATATGCCGAATATCTTTGATACACCTGCCAATAGTGGCAAGCACACCGTCTCAAGTTTAGATTTTGATAGCAATAGACTTGGAGCAGTCAGCTGGTTTGGTGCCAAAGCGTTCGCGAGCTATTTAAATGCCATCAACTATGCGGGTTCCAATCGATGGGCGTTGCCCAGCGCTGGTAGTACCCCACAATCTGGAATGAACCCACCCGGTAGCCAATTTGCGGAACTGTTCTATAACGAGCTAGGCGGCACTGCTCTTAATCCTATTCCAAATACCGCCAACTTCACTAATGAGCAAACCTACTTCTACTGGTTAGCTACAGAGAATGCACCTTATCCCAGCAACGCATGGTACTTCGCTACCAGCACTGGCTACCAAGGCAGTTTCGCCACTAAGGACTTCCCGTTATATGCTTGGGTAGTGAGCCCGGGCAATCTTACTTCCGTGCCACTGTCTGGCGCTGCGTGGTTGTTTAGCGCGTGGATAGGTTTAATGGTGCTAAGCATGCGCTATAAGCCAAAAGCATCGATAATAATTCATTAG
- a CDS encoding sensor histidine kinase — translation MLPQEGQILQRLSKEQRKNVQNLSAIAKFGLSPAGEKLMRQLESDDKSLARRKTIQSLALQIEDEIPPRESLFREAFRLGVSYLLLATLFFSLSSFIPYPESYKNVPADSVDHSALVEIVSGLTSFFIMSIAVWYLRKNSMIHNIIMCFLISAVVSITDYVLTQELYKMLYAQEGQSISFIDNIMELFMCWAMFFGWSSVFLTLLYSFDVRDRERQLAAVREEALSAQMKALRYQINPHFLFNTLNSIAGLIEEGAATRAERMVLSLSTFMRTTLSLDPMHDVSLVDEIALQEEYLEIERERFSDRMTFNVDVPENARDALVPSLILQPLIENAIKHGVGATSGPVEIVLSASRIADRLHIVVENDMPREDAQTNCRPGIGVGLRNVEERLRARFQEQAHLSAGCVVPGRYRVAMDLPWRHV, via the coding sequence ATGTTGCCGCAAGAGGGCCAGATATTACAGAGGTTGAGCAAAGAGCAACGGAAAAATGTTCAGAATCTTTCAGCAATTGCAAAATTCGGCTTGTCGCCTGCTGGGGAGAAATTGATGCGTCAGCTTGAGTCGGACGACAAGTCTCTTGCCAGACGCAAGACTATTCAGTCTTTAGCACTTCAGATCGAGGATGAAATACCTCCTCGTGAATCCCTTTTTAGAGAGGCATTCAGGCTGGGGGTAAGTTACCTGCTCCTGGCCACTTTATTCTTCAGTCTGTCTTCATTCATTCCCTACCCGGAATCATATAAAAATGTCCCGGCAGACTCCGTCGATCATTCTGCGCTGGTCGAAATTGTGTCGGGACTTACATCTTTTTTCATCATGTCGATTGCAGTCTGGTATCTGCGAAAAAACAGCATGATTCACAACATAATCATGTGTTTCCTTATATCTGCGGTTGTTTCCATTACGGATTATGTTCTCACACAGGAGCTCTACAAAATGCTCTACGCCCAAGAGGGCCAGAGTATTTCATTCATTGATAACATAATGGAATTGTTTATGTGTTGGGCCATGTTCTTTGGCTGGTCCAGCGTGTTTCTTACACTTTTGTATAGTTTTGATGTCAGAGACCGGGAGCGACAATTGGCAGCAGTTAGGGAAGAAGCACTTTCCGCACAAATGAAAGCACTGCGTTACCAGATCAATCCGCATTTCCTGTTCAACACGCTCAACTCCATTGCCGGTCTGATCGAGGAAGGCGCCGCCACGCGCGCCGAGCGCATGGTACTGTCACTCTCAACCTTTATGCGCACCACGCTTTCGCTCGACCCCATGCACGACGTGTCGCTCGTCGACGAAATTGCCCTTCAGGAAGAATATCTGGAGATCGAACGCGAGCGATTCTCCGACCGCATGACGTTCAATGTCGACGTGCCGGAAAACGCGCGCGATGCCCTCGTTCCCAGCCTGATCCTCCAGCCATTGATCGAAAATGCCATCAAACACGGCGTCGGCGCCACCAGCGGTCCAGTCGAAATCGTTCTCAGCGCTTCCCGCATCGCCGACCGGCTGCATATTGTCGTGGAAAACGACATGCCGCGTGAAGACGCGCAAACAAACTGCCGTCCTGGCATTGGCGTTGGATTGCGTAACGTCGAAGAGCGCTTGCGGGCCCGGTTTCAAGAACAGGCGCACTTATCAGCCGGATGTGTTGTACCCGGTCGCTACCGCGTTGCAATGGACCTACCTTGGAGGCATGTATGA
- a CDS encoding DUF998 domain-containing protein, whose product MKNEHNPLGALLGLAASFYWLGGVIYLPTLLANYDPVSQTISELSIISTPLANRINFGWSLPLGLLQCWAVFTECRQRHITVEVRKGLAAFGSVGIAYVACSFFPCDPGAPLWGSWRQMVHNAFGGLEYAGGGLGLLLFGIARRDNYRLAMAIQLSGLLVWTGLLLMTVQELFGVRGAVQRFSEALLFGWLAWGSIKRLTSG is encoded by the coding sequence ATGAAGAATGAACACAACCCTTTAGGCGCTTTGCTCGGCTTGGCTGCATCGTTTTATTGGCTTGGCGGAGTTATTTATTTGCCGACGCTGTTGGCAAATTATGACCCTGTTAGCCAGACCATTAGCGAGTTGAGCATAATTTCGACACCGCTCGCAAACCGAATCAATTTTGGCTGGTCGTTACCGTTGGGCTTGTTGCAATGCTGGGCCGTATTCACAGAGTGCCGGCAACGACATATTACGGTAGAGGTTCGTAAAGGGTTGGCAGCGTTCGGTAGCGTCGGAATCGCTTACGTGGCTTGCAGTTTTTTTCCGTGTGATCCGGGAGCGCCGCTATGGGGTTCATGGCGTCAAATGGTTCACAATGCGTTTGGCGGGCTTGAATACGCCGGTGGCGGTTTGGGATTATTACTATTTGGGATAGCCAGACGCGATAACTACCGATTGGCCATGGCAATTCAGCTGTCCGGACTATTGGTGTGGACGGGCTTACTGTTAATGACCGTTCAAGAGCTGTTTGGTGTACGCGGAGCGGTGCAACGCTTCAGCGAAGCACTACTATTTGGCTGGCTGGCCTGGGGAAGCATCAAACGACTCACCAGCGGATGA
- a CDS encoding Lcl domain-containing protein encodes MKRRALCCALAAYCSLMIESAQAQLFDRGGGLIYDSGLNVTWLADANYAKTSGFDADGKMSWQNATAWVSNLSYVDSVRNTTYSDWRLPTFTDLGGSGCDYGYSGTDCGFNVSTSSSELAHLFYGDFANKGALDSRGLNQSGYGLVDNPSDPNDESLFNNLQSYSYWMGTSYTVPGASTPGTAAWYLQFSTGMQNTISKGTQYYVLAVRDGDVAAMQPVPLPGAVWLFGSAVLGLFLQKRKHSS; translated from the coding sequence ATGAAACGTCGAGCTCTCTGCTGTGCGCTAGCAGCGTACTGTTCATTAATGATTGAAAGCGCGCAGGCGCAGTTGTTCGATCGAGGCGGCGGCCTAATTTATGACAGCGGCCTCAACGTCACCTGGCTGGCCGACGCCAATTACGCTAAAACCAGCGGATTCGACGCCGACGGCAAGATGAGCTGGCAAAACGCTACGGCCTGGGTAAGCAATCTCAGTTACGTCGACAGCGTGCGCAACACGACCTACAGCGACTGGCGCTTGCCAACCTTTACGGATCTGGGCGGGTCGGGCTGCGATTACGGCTATAGTGGCACCGACTGCGGATTTAACGTATCGACGTCAAGCTCCGAACTGGCGCATCTGTTCTACGGCGATTTCGCGAACAAAGGCGCTTTGGATTCGCGCGGCCTAAACCAATCCGGCTACGGCCTTGTCGACAACCCTTCTGACCCGAACGACGAAAGCTTGTTCAACAACCTGCAATCGTATTCATATTGGATGGGTACCTCATACACGGTTCCCGGAGCCAGTACACCGGGCACCGCCGCATGGTATCTGCAATTTTCGACCGGCATGCAGAACACTATCAGTAAAGGCACTCAATATTACGTGCTAGCGGTACGCGATGGCGACGTCGCCGCGATGCAGCCGGTGCCTTTGCCGGGCGCGGTTTGGTTGTTCGGGAGCGCAGTGCTGGGTTTATTTCTTCAGAAGCGCAAGCATTCGTCCTGA
- a CDS encoding DUF2306 domain-containing protein, producing MLTQIKNNWLIPVGLLILSFIPISAGIFRVVQLGFGAVIAEENARFFAAPLPVVLHIVSSSLFCTLGVAQFCSDFRREHLNLHRLFGRVLIPIGLAASISGLWMTLYYPRATVNFDGPVLYGVRLMVGLGMSLFLVFGLIAARRQKFANHRAWMTRAFALGLGAGTQVFTHIPLFVFPSLWGETSRALCMIAGWSINIAVAEWILILHRRRSAFFQQLS from the coding sequence ATGCTAACTCAAATAAAAAACAACTGGCTCATACCGGTCGGCTTACTAATACTCAGCTTTATTCCTATATCAGCGGGCATTTTTCGTGTTGTCCAACTCGGTTTTGGTGCAGTCATTGCCGAGGAGAATGCGCGCTTCTTTGCCGCACCGCTACCTGTGGTACTGCATATTGTTAGCTCCAGCCTATTTTGCACCTTGGGTGTCGCACAATTTTGTTCCGATTTTCGTCGAGAGCATCTCAATCTGCATCGTCTATTCGGGCGCGTGCTGATCCCAATCGGGCTAGCGGCGTCGATTTCCGGCCTATGGATGACGCTGTATTACCCTCGTGCGACGGTAAATTTTGACGGTCCTGTGCTCTACGGTGTGCGTCTCATGGTCGGGCTGGGAATGAGCTTATTTTTAGTGTTCGGTTTAATTGCCGCCCGTAGGCAAAAATTTGCGAATCATCGAGCCTGGATGACACGTGCTTTCGCACTTGGCTTGGGCGCTGGCACCCAGGTTTTCACCCATATTCCGTTGTTTGTCTTCCCAAGCCTTTGGGGAGAAACATCTCGCGCACTTTGTATGATCGCCGGTTGGAGTATCAATATAGCTGTCGCCGAGTGGATATTGATACTCCATCGGCGTCGTTCGGCATTTTTTCAGCAACTCAGTTGA